A region of Lycium barbarum isolate Lr01 chromosome 3, ASM1917538v2, whole genome shotgun sequence DNA encodes the following proteins:
- the LOC132633660 gene encoding uncharacterized protein LOC132633660 has protein sequence MDSYSYAISSSSSSSSSTPFTTYPKEQKKNKKLPSYYSSLHGVRTLPAKPMTKQPIAPLPPTPPKIYTVEPVNFKEVVQMLTAGPEFQSVSNNSLSSSDSGSGSGSGSGSGSGSFNSRRLQDVAPPPLDLSPVSFQRNNGNNTNDIAAQWHEFLHPPSSSSNINQVESFTAACNDSSTNEAQERSHVAPRIPSENYFGSCSPLANCPLSPSSFAWCSSILLSPGTLTSPSAVL, from the coding sequence ATGGATTCTTACTCATAtgctatttcttcttcttcttcttcctctagTTCTACTCCATTTACCACTTATccaaaagaacaaaagaaaaataaaaaattgccCTCATATTATTCCTCACTCCATGGAGTTCGAACGCTCCCAGCAAAACCAATGACCAAACAACCAATTGCACCATTGCCACCAACACCTCCTAAAATCTACACAGTCGAACCTGTCAATTTCAAGGAAGTTGTCCAAATGCTCACTGCAGGACCCGAGTTTCAATCCGTCTCCAATAATTCCCTCTCCAGTTCTGATTCTGGTTCTGGCTCTGGCTCTGGCTCTGGCTCTGGCTCTGGCTCTTTCAATTCGAGGCGTTTACAAGATGTCGCTCCTCCTCCACTTGATCTCTCACCGGTCTCGTTTCAAAGAAATAATGGTAATAATACTAATGATATTGCTGCACAATGGCACGAGTTCCTtcatcctccttcttcttcttcaaacatTAACCAAGTTGAATCATTTACCGCGGCATGCAATGACTCATCAACAAATGAAGCACAGGAAAGATCACATGTAGCACCCCGAATTCCATCAGAAAATTATTTTGGATCGTGCAGTCCACTAGCTAATTGCCCTTTATCGCCCTCTTCTTTTGCATGGTGCTCTTCTATTCTTCTCAGCCCTGGCACTCTGACTTCACCTAGTGCGGTTCTTTAG